The Maridesulfovibrio zosterae DSM 11974 genome contains a region encoding:
- the leuC gene encoding 3-isopropylmalate dehydratase large subunit, whose protein sequence is MPKTLAQKILQAHTDETVKEAGQIVRCNVSMVLANDITAPLAIKSFKAMGADQVFDKDKVALVCDHFTPNKDIDSAEQVKVVREFAHEKNITHYYEGGEVGVEHALLPELGLVGPSDIVIGADSHTCTYGGLGAFATGMGSTDIAGAMALGETWFKVPPSIKVEIEGTPGKYVSAKDYILNLIGTIGVSGALYKALEFSGSVVDDMSIEGRMTIANMAIEAGGKVGLFPVDSKTLEYCQAAGRTGDVELRADEGAVYERVVKIDVTGMKPQIACPHLPDNVKPIDEVKNMKIHQAVIGSCTNGRISDLRIAAEVLKGRKADKNVRLIVLPATPSIWKQALKEGLIEIFMDSGAIVGPATCGPCLGGHMGILAGGERSIATTNRNFRGRMGSLQSEVFLSNPAVAAASAVAGEIIDPAAL, encoded by the coding sequence ATGCCTAAAACATTAGCTCAGAAAATTTTACAGGCCCATACCGACGAAACAGTTAAGGAAGCCGGGCAGATTGTCCGCTGCAATGTTTCCATGGTTCTGGCCAATGATATTACCGCCCCTCTTGCTATTAAGTCATTTAAGGCTATGGGTGCGGATCAGGTTTTTGACAAGGATAAAGTTGCCCTTGTTTGTGACCATTTCACCCCTAACAAAGATATTGATTCCGCTGAACAGGTCAAAGTTGTCCGCGAATTTGCTCATGAAAAGAACATTACTCACTACTACGAAGGTGGAGAAGTCGGTGTAGAGCATGCGCTGCTTCCCGAGTTAGGTCTTGTAGGCCCTTCAGATATAGTAATCGGAGCTGATTCTCATACTTGTACTTACGGCGGACTCGGAGCATTTGCTACCGGGATGGGATCTACCGATATTGCCGGAGCAATGGCTCTTGGAGAAACATGGTTTAAAGTACCTCCGTCCATCAAAGTTGAAATCGAAGGAACTCCCGGTAAATATGTGAGCGCTAAGGATTATATCCTTAACCTTATCGGTACTATCGGTGTTTCTGGAGCATTATATAAAGCTCTCGAATTTAGTGGTTCTGTCGTTGACGATATGTCTATCGAAGGACGTATGACTATTGCCAACATGGCAATTGAAGCTGGTGGTAAAGTTGGCTTGTTTCCTGTTGATTCAAAGACTCTTGAATATTGCCAGGCTGCAGGTAGAACTGGAGATGTAGAGCTTCGTGCTGATGAAGGTGCTGTTTATGAGCGCGTTGTTAAAATAGATGTTACCGGCATGAAGCCCCAGATTGCATGTCCGCATCTTCCAGATAATGTTAAGCCTATAGATGAAGTTAAGAATATGAAAATTCACCAGGCTGTAATCGGTTCCTGTACAAATGGACGTATCTCCGATTTGCGTATTGCAGCAGAAGTACTCAAGGGGCGTAAAGCTGACAAAAATGTTCGTTTAATCGTTCTTCCTGCAACTCCTTCTATCTGGAAACAGGCACTTAAAGAAGGTCTGATTGAGATCTTTATGGATTCCGGAGCAATTGTAGGACCTGCAACCTGCGGTCCTTGTCTCGGTGGACATATGGGTATTCTTGCTGGTGGTGAAAGGTCCATTGCCACCACCAACCGTAATTTCAGGGGACGCATGGGCAGTCTGCAGAGTGAAGTTTTCCTCTCTAATCCGGCTGTTGCTGCAGCAAGTGCTGTTGCCGGTGAAATTATCGACCCTGCAGCCCTGTAA
- a CDS encoding 3-isopropylmalate dehydratase small subunit, with protein MTIQGTAHRVGAHIDTDAIIPARFLVTTDSAELGANCMEGLEAGWIKRVKKNDIMVADENFGCGSSREHAPISILGAGIPVVVAKSFARIFYRNGFNMGLILLEVGDDFEKLGDGDQLEVDAEKGIIKNITTGEVITCAPVPPFMKGILDCGGLVEYVKERLSN; from the coding sequence ATGACTATTCAAGGTACAGCGCACAGAGTAGGGGCGCATATTGACACTGATGCTATCATCCCAGCCCGTTTTTTGGTTACCACTGATTCTGCTGAACTTGGTGCTAACTGCATGGAAGGCCTCGAAGCCGGATGGATTAAACGTGTAAAGAAGAATGACATCATGGTTGCCGATGAAAATTTCGGTTGCGGTTCATCTCGTGAACACGCTCCAATCTCCATATTAGGAGCCGGAATTCCAGTTGTTGTCGCTAAGAGTTTTGCCCGTATTTTTTATCGTAATGGCTTTAACATGGGGCTTATCCTTCTTGAAGTCGGAGATGATTTCGAGAAACTCGGAGACGGCGACCAGCTTGAAGTTGATGCCGAGAAAGGTATAATTAAAAATATCACTACAGGTGAAGTTATCACTTGTGCGCCAGTTCCTCCATTTATGAAAGGAATTCTCGACTGTGGCGGATTGGTGGAATACGTTAAAGAGCGTCTGTCAAATTAA
- the leuB gene encoding 3-isopropylmalate dehydrogenase: MKICMMPGDGIGPEIMEQGIKVLNVIADRFGHNFETTEALIGGIAIDETGVPLPDATVKACKEADAVLLGAVGGPKWDTIDPAIRPEKGLLGIRKELSLFANLRPAALFPQLKDACFLRPDIVAKGIDVMVVRELTGGIYFGEPRGTKEENGERMGYNTMVYYEHEVRRIAKVAFEAARKRKKRLCSVDKANVLDVSRVWREIVIEVAEDYPDVELSHMYVDNAAMQLVRDPSQFDVIVTGNLFGDILSDEAAVITGSIGMLPSASLGESNPGLFEPIHGSAPDIAGQNKANPLATILSIAMMLRYSFNMTEEADCIEAAVEKTLAQGLRTGDIMDEGGTLVGCTEMGEAVIKNL, translated from the coding sequence ATGAAAATCTGCATGATGCCCGGTGACGGAATCGGGCCTGAAATAATGGAACAGGGCATTAAAGTTCTCAATGTTATAGCTGATAGGTTCGGTCATAACTTTGAAACTACCGAGGCTCTAATCGGCGGGATTGCCATTGACGAAACGGGTGTTCCTCTTCCTGATGCAACTGTTAAAGCCTGCAAAGAAGCTGATGCAGTTCTGCTAGGCGCAGTTGGTGGACCAAAGTGGGATACTATTGATCCTGCAATTCGTCCTGAAAAAGGTTTGCTTGGTATTCGTAAAGAACTTTCACTTTTCGCAAACCTTCGTCCTGCAGCTCTTTTTCCACAGCTTAAAGATGCTTGTTTTCTGCGTCCTGACATCGTCGCTAAAGGTATCGATGTTATGGTTGTTCGTGAACTTACCGGTGGAATCTATTTCGGCGAACCGCGTGGGACCAAAGAAGAAAATGGCGAACGCATGGGCTACAATACGATGGTTTACTATGAGCACGAAGTAAGACGTATTGCTAAAGTTGCTTTTGAAGCTGCTCGTAAGCGTAAAAAACGTCTTTGTTCTGTTGATAAAGCCAACGTTCTTGATGTTTCACGTGTATGGCGTGAGATTGTTATTGAAGTTGCAGAAGATTATCCTGATGTTGAACTCAGTCATATGTACGTTGATAACGCAGCAATGCAGCTCGTACGTGATCCTTCCCAGTTTGATGTTATCGTAACTGGAAATTTATTCGGTGATATCCTTTCTGATGAAGCTGCTGTCATTACCGGATCTATCGGAATGCTGCCTTCTGCATCACTTGGTGAATCAAATCCTGGCCTTTTTGAGCCTATTCATGGTTCAGCTCCTGACATTGCTGGACAGAATAAAGCTAACCCTCTGGCAACTATTCTCTCAATTGCTATGATGCTTCGTTATTCTTTCAACATGACTGAAGAAGCAGATTGTATTGAAGCAGCTGTAGAGAAAACTCTTGCTCAGGGTTTGCGTACTGGTGATATTATGGATGAAGGTGGAACCCTTGTCGGCTGTACCGAAATGGGCGAAGCTGTAATTAAAAATTTGTAG
- a CDS encoding MATE family efflux transporter — protein MATYSTDKKHPFEDKPNKTLFALAIPVLFSLVAEPVTGLVDTAFVARLGSEELSALGIGTMVFSSVFWVFGFLGVGTQTEVSHAIGKKDFKRSSSLCWLAVFISIGLGLTLSICAYPLLPSIARLMGGSAEVLGYATDYMDYRLLGAPAVLVMLSCFGALRGYQDMRSPLWIAVGINLFNVALDWSLVFGHGPFTKMGVGGAALASSISQWIGAVWAVLVVKRHYGVNLGFNLADARRLFVIGGDMFVRTGGVCFFLLLCTRFATKAGAEAGAAHQAIRQFFVFLALFLDSFAISGQSLVGYFIGSADRHTARKVASLVCKWSFVTGILLTVVMYFGQQPVAWVLVPQESAMVFAPAWLAVTFLQPVNSLSFATDGIHLGTGDFRYLRNAMLIAVLVSSCALFVVNYYKPERMLLWIWLVAGLWTFLRAFFGMIRIWPGIGNSPLAVKTARRSPNQLIDRVSEE, from the coding sequence ATGGCAACTTATAGCACTGATAAGAAGCATCCTTTTGAGGACAAACCGAATAAAACTTTGTTTGCTTTGGCTATTCCTGTTCTATTCTCTCTCGTGGCTGAGCCTGTAACAGGGTTGGTCGATACAGCTTTTGTGGCCCGCCTAGGATCAGAAGAGTTGTCTGCTCTAGGTATTGGTACCATGGTTTTTTCTTCTGTATTCTGGGTATTTGGATTTCTTGGGGTAGGAACACAGACTGAAGTTTCTCATGCTATAGGTAAAAAAGATTTTAAGCGTTCTTCTTCTCTGTGCTGGCTTGCGGTATTTATTTCAATAGGACTTGGATTGACACTTAGTATTTGTGCTTATCCTCTGTTGCCAAGTATTGCACGACTTATGGGCGGTTCTGCTGAAGTACTTGGTTATGCAACTGATTATATGGATTATCGTTTGCTTGGAGCTCCTGCGGTTCTGGTTATGCTGTCGTGTTTTGGAGCTTTACGCGGGTATCAGGACATGCGCTCTCCGCTATGGATTGCTGTAGGGATTAACCTTTTTAATGTAGCTCTTGACTGGAGCCTTGTGTTTGGCCATGGACCATTTACTAAAATGGGTGTTGGCGGGGCAGCATTGGCCAGTTCTATCAGTCAATGGATAGGTGCAGTATGGGCTGTCTTAGTGGTCAAAAGACACTATGGAGTTAATTTAGGTTTTAACCTAGCTGATGCTCGTCGGTTATTTGTTATCGGCGGTGATATGTTTGTGCGTACCGGAGGGGTTTGTTTCTTCCTGTTACTTTGTACCAGATTTGCTACGAAAGCAGGGGCTGAGGCAGGTGCTGCACATCAAGCTATTCGTCAATTTTTTGTGTTTTTGGCTCTTTTTTTAGATTCTTTTGCTATCAGTGGGCAATCGCTGGTAGGTTATTTTATTGGTAGTGCAGATCGGCATACTGCGCGAAAAGTTGCTTCTTTAGTCTGTAAATGGAGTTTTGTGACAGGGATCTTGTTGACAGTTGTTATGTACTTTGGTCAGCAACCTGTTGCCTGGGTGTTAGTACCACAGGAGTCTGCAATGGTTTTCGCTCCTGCATGGCTTGCCGTTACCTTTTTGCAGCCAGTAAATTCTCTTTCATTTGCTACCGATGGTATCCATTTAGGGACAGGAGATTTTAGATATTTGCGCAATGCTATGCTGATAGCTGTTCTGGTCAGTTCGTGCGCTCTTTTTGTCGTTAATTATTACAAGCCGGAGCGGATGCTTCTCTGGATATGGCTGGTTGCAGGTCTCTGGACATTCCTTAGAGCCTTCTTTGGTATGATCCGCATATGGCCTGGAATCGGTAATAGCCCACTTGCGGTAAAAACAGCCAGAAGGTCACCAAATCAACTTATTGACAGAGTGTCTGAAGAATAA
- a CDS encoding sirohydrochlorin cobaltochelatase, translating into MQYRFGDKFKIFPALILIVLLAIPSLALAGHGDAKPVKKGILLAAFGSSMDEAQITFENIDKAVKKAFPDVPVRWAFSSAIIRNILAKNGRIVDSPVTAMSKMMDEGFTHVAVQSLHTIPGEEYSGIVETVKKFEGMPKGMTKVTVGKPLLFSDTDMRRTVKAIIANIPKDRKSKDAVVLMGHGTPHFANIFYPASQYYFAQADSKIFVGTVEGSPTLDDVKAMLAKSKSKKVYLMPYMSVAGDHARNDMAGDESDSWKSVLTKAGYKCVPVLKGSAEFPQVVDIWVDHLKVAFKHLGNN; encoded by the coding sequence ATGCAGTATCGTTTTGGGGACAAATTTAAAATTTTTCCCGCACTTATTCTTATTGTTCTTCTCGCTATTCCCTCATTGGCTCTTGCCGGTCACGGTGATGCTAAACCTGTTAAGAAAGGTATTCTGCTGGCTGCTTTCGGTTCCAGCATGGATGAAGCTCAGATTACTTTTGAGAATATCGATAAGGCTGTCAAAAAGGCTTTCCCTGATGTTCCGGTTCGGTGGGCTTTTTCGTCAGCTATTATCAGAAATATTCTGGCTAAAAACGGTCGAATTGTTGATTCTCCCGTTACCGCAATGTCTAAAATGATGGATGAGGGCTTCACTCATGTTGCTGTGCAGTCTTTACATACAATTCCAGGTGAAGAGTATTCCGGAATTGTTGAAACCGTTAAGAAATTTGAAGGTATGCCTAAAGGGATGACTAAGGTCACTGTTGGTAAGCCACTTCTTTTTTCTGATACTGACATGAGAAGAACTGTTAAAGCAATTATTGCAAATATTCCTAAAGATCGTAAATCAAAGGATGCTGTGGTTCTTATGGGCCATGGAACTCCTCATTTTGCAAATATCTTTTACCCCGCCTCCCAATATTATTTTGCTCAAGCTGATTCTAAGATTTTTGTAGGAACAGTAGAGGGCTCTCCAACTCTGGATGATGTGAAAGCGATGCTTGCTAAGAGTAAATCCAAAAAAGTGTATCTTATGCCTTATATGTCTGTCGCAGGAGATCATGCCCGCAACGATATGGCGGGTGATGAATCTGACTCATGGAAATCAGTATTGACCAAAGCCGGGTATAAATGCGTACCTGTTTTGAAAGGTTCAGCTGAATTTCCTCAGGTTGTCGATATATGGGTTGATCATCTTAAGGTTGCTTTCAAGCATCTTGGAAACAATTAG